The Candidatus Cloacimonadota bacterium nucleotide sequence ATTCGCAAGGTTTTTCAGTTTACGGATAGACTCTGATTAGTACATTCCCGGCATTCCACCGCCGCCTGGAGGCATCGAAGGCATTTTCTCTTCTTCAGGAATATCTGTTACAATACATTCTGTGGTCAGGAACAAGCCGGAAATACTGGTTGCGTTCTGCAAGGCACTACGAACAACTTTTGCCGGATCGATGACACCGGTTTTGAAGAGATCTTCAAATGTACCTGTAGCAGCATTATAGCCAAAGTGATAATCTTTGGAATTTTTAATTTTCTCAACGATCAAAGCACCTTCTTCACCGGCATTGGCAGCAATGAAATAGGCAGGTTTGGAAAGAGCATTTTTTAGTAAATCAGCACCTACTTTTTCTTCATGAGAAGCGAGTTTCATTTCGTCGATAGCTTTGGCAGCATAGATCAAAGTTGCTCCGCCACCGGTTACGATTCCTTCTTCAACAGCAGCACGAGTAGCGTGTAGAGCATCGTCAACACGAGCTTTTTTCTCCTTCATTTCTGTTTCCGTAGCAGCACCGATCTTAATGACCGCAACACCACTGGAAAGTTTTGCTAATCTTTCCTGGAGTTTTTCTTTGTCATAATCGGATGTTGTTTCTTCGATTTGAGCTTTTATCTGTTTGATCCTTCCGTCAAGGTCAGATTTTTCTCCGTAACCTTCCCTGATAGTTGTATTTTCTTTGTCGATAATGACTTTCTTGGCTGAACCAAGGTCTTCGATTTTAACAGAATCCAGTTTTCTTCCTAATTCTTCGGAAATAACAGTTCCGCCTGTCAGGATGGCAATATCTTCCATCATGGCTTTTCTTCTGTCACCAAATCCCGGTGCTTTAACTGCTGCCACATTCAATGTTCCGCGAAGTTTATTAACAACGAGTGTTGCCAGAGCTTCACCTTCGATATCTTCAGCAATGATCA carries:
- the groL gene encoding chaperonin GroEL, whose product is MAKQMKFSHDSRTILKKGVDTLADAVKVTLGPRGRNVVLDKKFGSPTITKDGVTVAKEIELEEPFENMGAQLVKEVAEKTHDVAGDGTTTATILTQAIIEEGLKHVTAGVNPMYLKRGIEEATKVVVKKIKEFSKEVKTSEEIAQIGAISANNDLEIGKLIAEAMDSVGRTDGIINVEEAKSIETSLEKVEGMQFDRGYLSPYFVTDADKMITDFEDPYILLFDKKISVMKDLLPILQEVAQTGKPMLIIAEDIEGEALATLVVNKLRGTLNVAAVKAPGFGDRRKAMMEDIAILTGGTVISEELGRKLDSVKIEDLGSAKKVIIDKENTTIREGYGEKSDLDGRIKQIKAQIEETTSDYDKEKLQERLAKLSSGVAVIKIGAATETEMKEKKARVDDALHATRAAVEEGIVTGGGATLIYAAKAIDEMKLASHEEKVGADLLKNALSKPAYFIAANAGEEGALIVEKIKNSKDYHFGYNAATGTFEDLFKTGVIDPAKVVRSALQNATSISGLFLTTECIVTDIPEEEKMPSMPPGGGGMPGMY